The stretch of DNA AATTCAACGAATTTATGAGTTAAAACCCGATTTAGTAATCACCGGAATGGCTCACGCCAACCCCTTAGAAGCACGGGGTATTAATACGAAATGGTCAGTAGAGTTTACCTTTGCTCAAACTCACGGGTTCACCAATGCACGGGATATTCTGGAGTTAGTCACTCGTCCGTTACGTCGGAATAACAGTCTCAAGGATTTAGGTTGGGATAAGTTAGTTAAGGAAGACGCGAAGGTTTAATTGCTTTAGACAATGGATTAGTATAATAAAAAGGGTGATCGAATGCGATCGCCCTTTTTGTTGTTTATAATAAAAATATTCATATCCTTAAAAAAATAGATCAATTATGACAAATTCTCCAAATGAAAAACTAAAATTGAATAATGAAAAGGATGGTATTCAAGATGAGACAGATATTGATTTAGAAGATTTTGATGATGACAATATAATTGAAGCAGATGATGAAGGAATTAATGAACCATTTGATCCAACTAAAATTAGAGTTGATACTCGACCAATGACCATCGACCTTATGCTCAACCGAATTAAACATGGAGAGCTTGAACTTTCACCTGATTTTCAGCGTAAAGAAGTTTGGACTGATGTTGCTAAAAGTAAATTGATTGAGTCTATTCTGATTCGTATTCCTTTACCTGCTTTTTATATTGATGCTACTAATGAAGATAAATGGATAGTTATAGACGGATTACAACGATTAACAGCACTAAAACAATTTATCCTAGAACCTGATTCTAATGATAATCAATTAGGGAAAAATAAATTAAAGTTAACTAAGCTAGATTATCTAAAAGATCTTGAATGCAAAACTTATGATGAACTTCCTCGTAAATATCAGCGTCGTATCCTTGAAACTCAGTTACTATTATATGTGATTGAAGAAGGTACACCTACTGAAGTTAAGTACAGTATATTTAGACGAATTAATACGGGTGGAGTTCCTCTATCACCCCAAGAACTTCGCAACGCACTTAATCAAGGAAAAGCCACTAAATTATTAGCTAAATTAACGGCAATAGACGAGTTTAAAAAAGTTACAAAACTCGATCAATCTAAAAGGCAACAAAGAATGATTGATCAGGAGTTTGTCTTGGGATTTTTAGCCTATACACTCAATAATTATTATGATTTTCCTAAATCAAAAAGTAGAGATGAATTTTTTCATAAAACAATGGAGAAGATTAATAAAACTTTATCAGAGAATCAGATCAAGGAGATCGAATTTAATTTTAAACGTGCGATGGTTGCAGCTTATGATATTTTTGGAGAAGGAGCTTTTCGGAAAAAACCTAAAAGTGGTTCTAAGCATAACCCCATTAACCAGGCTTTATTTGAAGTTTGGTCTGTCAGTCTCAGTCAACTTAGTAACTTGGATTTAGAAAAACTTAAAGAAAGAAAAGAAATTTTAATCAATCAATTTATTAATCTAGTAGAAAATGATTCTGAGTTTTTTAGATCAATTTCTCAAGCTGCTGAAAAAGTAACAGTTAGGTTTAGTAAAGTAGAACAATTAATTCAAGAGGTACTAGGATGATTCATTCCCTAAAGTTGGAAAATTTTAAATGTTTTCAAGAACAATCACTTCAGTTTAAATCTTTGACGCTACTTTCGGGTCTGAATAGCACTGGTAAATCGTCTGTGTTACAGTCCTTACTACTTTTACGCCAATCTTATCAACAAGATTTATTACCCGAAAAAGGATTAGCATTGAATGGAGATTTAGTATGTATAGGTACAGCCAAAGATGCTTTATTCGAGGATGCAGAAGAAGATGCAATTGGTTTTACAATTACCTGGAATAATGAACTTCAAGGAAAGTGGCATTTTAATTATAATGAAGTTGCAGATGTTCTCGATTTAACTTCATCTGAAGTGACTTCTGAAATTTATCAATCCAATCTGTTTAATGACAATTTTCACTATCTACAAGCTGAACGTATTGGCCCTCGTGCCTATTTAGAAATGTCAGACTTTCAGGTGCAAATACATAAGCAAATTGGTACTAGAGGCGAATATACAGCACATTTTTTAGCTCTCTATAAGTCTGATTCTATTCCTAATAGTGTGCTTAGTCATCCATCTGAACAATCATCAAAACTAGGATTTCAGGTTCAAGCATGGATGGGAGAAGTTAGCCCTGGAACACAAATTACAATTAATAATAATCCACAACTAGATTTAATTAATTTACAATATTCTTATGACCTGAGTAATCAACGTCGTGCTACTAACGTAGGTTTTGGAATTAGTTATGTTTTACCAATTCTTGTAGCTATATTATCCTCCAAACCGGGTACATTAATATTAATAGAAAACCCTGAAGCTCATCTTCATCCTAAAGGACAAGCAAAAATGGGTGAATTATTAGCTTTAGCGGCAAGTTGTGGGGTTCAAATTGTTATAGAAACCCATAGTGATCATATTGTCAATGGGGTTCGCCTTGCTGTTCATGATGGTAAAATTAAACCAGAAGATTTTCAGTTACACTATTTTCAACGACAAGATAAAAATGGAGCATTTATGACAGAAGTAATATCTCCAAGAATTGATCGTAATGGCAGTTTCGATGAATGGCCAGATGGCTTTCTCGATCAGTGGGAACAAAGTTTAATTGCTTTACTTAAACCCAGGAGTGTGTCATAGATGAATCTGGAAATGGTATTAAATGAACTATCCCTGAAAAATCGTGCTGATAGTATTCAGGAAGCTCAAGAATGGATCTTAAATTTAGTAAATACCGCACTACTAGCGATTGATATTTCTGGTATGACTAAGGGGGTACTTCGCGCTGATCAAAATTCATATACAAGTTTAATAGCCGAT from Planktothrix sp. FACHB-1365 encodes:
- a CDS encoding DUF262 domain-containing protein, producing the protein MTNSPNEKLKLNNEKDGIQDETDIDLEDFDDDNIIEADDEGINEPFDPTKIRVDTRPMTIDLMLNRIKHGELELSPDFQRKEVWTDVAKSKLIESILIRIPLPAFYIDATNEDKWIVIDGLQRLTALKQFILEPDSNDNQLGKNKLKLTKLDYLKDLECKTYDELPRKYQRRILETQLLLYVIEEGTPTEVKYSIFRRINTGGVPLSPQELRNALNQGKATKLLAKLTAIDEFKKVTKLDQSKRQQRMIDQEFVLGFLAYTLNNYYDFPKSKSRDEFFHKTMEKINKTLSENQIKEIEFNFKRAMVAAYDIFGEGAFRKKPKSGSKHNPINQALFEVWSVSLSQLSNLDLEKLKERKEILINQFINLVENDSEFFRSISQAAEKVTVRFSKVEQLIQEVLG
- a CDS encoding DUF3696 domain-containing protein translates to MIHSLKLENFKCFQEQSLQFKSLTLLSGLNSTGKSSVLQSLLLLRQSYQQDLLPEKGLALNGDLVCIGTAKDALFEDAEEDAIGFTITWNNELQGKWHFNYNEVADVLDLTSSEVTSEIYQSNLFNDNFHYLQAERIGPRAYLEMSDFQVQIHKQIGTRGEYTAHFLALYKSDSIPNSVLSHPSEQSSKLGFQVQAWMGEVSPGTQITINNNPQLDLINLQYSYDLSNQRRATNVGFGISYVLPILVAILSSKPGTLILIENPEAHLHPKGQAKMGELLALAASCGVQIVIETHSDHIVNGVRLAVHDGKIKPEDFQLHYFQRQDKNGAFMTEVISPRIDRNGSFDEWPDGFLDQWEQSLIALLKPRSVS